One region of Oryza glaberrima chromosome 7, OglaRS2, whole genome shotgun sequence genomic DNA includes:
- the LOC127780024 gene encoding type III polyketide synthase B-like gives MVSTNAGGTASKQASSMAPNPGKATILALGHAFPQQLVMQDYVVDGFMRNTNCDDPELKEKLTRLCKTTTVKTRYVVMSEEILKSYPELAQEGQPTMKQRLDISNKAVTQMATEASLACVRSWGGALSEITHLVYVSSSEARFPGGDLHLARALGLSPDVRRVMLAFTGCSGGVAGLRVAKGLAESCPGARVLLATSETTIVGFRPPSPDRPYDLVGVALFGDGAGAAVVGADPTPVERPLFELHSALQRFLPDTDKTIDGRLTEEGIKFQLGRELPHIIEANVEAFCQKLMQEHPQAADKLTYGDMFWAVHPGGPAILTKMEGRLGLDGGKLRASRSALRDFGNASSNTIVYVLENMVEETRQRREEAAEEEDCEWGLILAFGPGITFEGILARNLQARARARD, from the exons ATGGTGAGCACCAATGCCGGCGGTACTGCGAGCAAGCAGGCGTCGTCCATGGCCCCCAACCCGGGCAAGGCCACGATCCTCGCCCTCGGCCACGCCTTCCCGCAGCAGCTGGTCATGCAGGACTACGTCGTCGACGGCTTCATGAGGAACACCAACTGCGACGACCCGGAGCTCAAGGAGAAGCTCACCAGACTCT GCAAGACGACGACGGTGAAGACGAGGTACGTGGTGATGTCGGAGGAGATCCTCAAGAGCTACCCGGAGCTGGCGCAGGAGGGCCAGCCGACGATGAAGCAGCGGCTGGACATCTCCAACAAGGCGGTGACGCAGATGGCGACGGAGGCGTCGCTCGCCTGCGTCCGCTCCTGGGGCGGCGCGCTCTCGGAGATCACCCACCTTGTCTACGTCTCCTCCAGCGAGGCGCGGTTCCCCGGCGGAGACCTCCACCTGGCGCGCGCGCTGGGCCTCAGCCCGGACGTCCGCCGCGTCATGCTGGCGTTCACCGGCTGCTCGGGCGGCGTCGCGGGCCTCCGCGTCGCCAAGGGCCTCGCCGAGAGCTGCCCGGGTGCGCGCGTCCTCCTCGCCACCTCCGAGACCACCATCGTCGGGTTCCGCCCGCCCAGCCCCGACCGCCCCTacgacctcgtcggcgtcgccctcttcggcgacggcgccggcgcggccgtgGTCGGCGCCGACCCGACACCGGTGGAGCGCCCGCTGTTCGAGCTCCACTCGGCGCTGCAGCGGTTCCTCCCCGACACCGACAAGACCATCGACGGGCGGCTGACGGAGGAGGGCATCAAGTTCCAGCTCGGCCGCGAACTCCCCCACATCATCGAGGCCAACGTGGAGGCCTTCTGCCAGAAGCTGATGCAGGAGCACCCTCAGGCGGCGGACAAGCTCACCTACGGCGACATGTTCTGGGCGGTGCACCCCGGCGGGCCGGCGATCCTGACCAAGATGGAGGGCAGGCTGGGGCTGGACGGCGGGAAGCTCCGCGCCAGCCGGAGCGCGCTCCGGGACTTCGGGAACGCGAGCAGCAACACCATCGTGTACGTGCTGGAGAACATGGTGGAGGAGACCCggcagaggagggaggaggcggcggaagaggaggaTTGCGAGTGGGGGCTCATACTGGCGTTCGGGCCGGGGATCACGTTCGAGGGGATCCTGGCCAGAAATCTgcaggcgcgcgcgcgcgcgcgcgactga